Proteins from a single region of Longimicrobiales bacterium:
- a CDS encoding glycosyltransferase family 2 protein, producing the protein MTESSRVGIVLSVHNGAAYLEEQVESIRAQTHEKWRLWIRDDGSTDGTAELAHRLAAHDERVLLVRDDAQRLGAGPSFGTLLQSLPGGVDYVFCCDADDVWFPDKIERSLDVMGEAEAEGPAPVLVHSDLQVADSALDVIHDSYWELVGINPEDTSFPGLFVHNVATGPTILMNRELFERVTPIPEEAVYQDWWITIVAAAVGRIVAIPEPTVTYRRHDSNTTAELTGPIQSIGAGLQRLGRFKESTHAMRRWIEASALQTQVFLPRFGDRLAPDVVRAAQEIATIPNANLLGRKRLLLRYFTSKNLGLLRSLSILVRG; encoded by the coding sequence CTGAGTCGTCGAGGGTGGGCATCGTGCTCTCAGTGCACAACGGCGCCGCCTATCTCGAAGAACAGGTGGAGAGCATTCGAGCGCAAACCCATGAGAAGTGGCGACTGTGGATCAGGGACGACGGATCCACAGACGGCACCGCTGAACTGGCGCATAGGCTCGCGGCGCATGACGAACGAGTACTGCTGGTCCGCGACGACGCCCAGCGTCTAGGAGCTGGACCAAGCTTCGGAACGCTCCTTCAAAGCCTTCCCGGAGGCGTGGACTACGTGTTCTGCTGCGACGCGGACGACGTGTGGTTCCCGGATAAGATCGAGCGCAGCCTAGATGTCATGGGTGAGGCGGAGGCGGAGGGCCCTGCACCCGTGCTCGTGCATTCGGATCTCCAGGTCGCTGATTCGGCTTTGGACGTGATCCACGATTCATATTGGGAGCTCGTCGGCATCAACCCCGAAGACACGTCCTTTCCGGGCCTCTTTGTGCACAATGTGGCGACCGGGCCAACCATTCTCATGAATCGAGAACTGTTCGAACGGGTCACGCCGATTCCTGAGGAGGCCGTATACCAGGATTGGTGGATAACGATCGTGGCTGCGGCAGTCGGAAGAATCGTTGCCATCCCGGAGCCGACGGTGACGTATCGGCGCCACGATTCGAACACGACCGCGGAGTTGACCGGACCCATTCAGAGCATCGGTGCGGGACTCCAACGGCTGGGACGGTTCAAGGAAAGTACCCACGCCATGAGGCGCTGGATCGAGGCGTCTGCTCTCCAAACCCAGGTCTTCTTGCCTCGGTTTGGTGACCGGCTCGCTCCCGATGTTGTTAGGGCAGCCCAAGAGATCGCGACTATCCCAAACGCCAATCTCCTCGGGCGCAAACGTCTCCTCCTCCGCTACTTCACCTCAAAGAATCTCGGACTCCTGCGAAGCCTGAGCATCCTAGTGCGGGGCTAG
- the rfbB gene encoding dTDP-glucose 4,6-dehydratase: MKYLVTGGAGFIGSNLVRHLLAAEADVEIVVLDALTYAGNLESLTDVSSDERYRFVRGDICDPEIVQGVMTGIDTVFHLAAESHVDRSIQAGMPFVRTNVMGTQVLLAAALEEGVGRFVQVSTDEVYGELPWFAPGDPDGRRHRFTEDTALSPRSPYSASKAGGDHLALAYHATHGMDVVVTRCSNNYGPYQFPEKLIPLMITHALEDRSLPVYGDGLNVRDWIHVDDHCHGLVAAAGSGKAGQVYNFGGEEERTNLDVVTEVLRALDKPAGRIEHVTDRLGHDRRYAIDTTKAREELEWSPSVAFPAGLRETVAWYIDNASWWRR; this comes from the coding sequence GTGAAGTATCTCGTCACCGGTGGCGCCGGCTTCATTGGGTCGAATCTCGTGCGGCACCTTCTCGCCGCAGAGGCGGATGTCGAAATCGTCGTCCTCGACGCTCTGACGTACGCCGGGAATTTGGAGAGCCTCACAGATGTTTCGTCCGACGAGCGATATCGTTTCGTACGGGGTGATATCTGTGACCCGGAGATCGTACAGGGGGTTATGACCGGGATCGATACCGTCTTTCATCTTGCGGCCGAGTCACACGTCGACCGTTCCATTCAGGCCGGTATGCCCTTCGTGCGGACGAACGTGATGGGTACGCAGGTACTTCTTGCGGCCGCGCTCGAGGAAGGCGTCGGGCGCTTCGTTCAGGTGTCGACCGACGAGGTCTATGGGGAGCTGCCTTGGTTCGCTCCGGGTGACCCCGACGGGCGCAGGCATCGATTCACCGAGGACACAGCACTTTCACCTCGGTCGCCCTATTCCGCGTCAAAAGCGGGGGGTGACCACCTGGCCCTCGCGTATCACGCGACGCATGGAATGGACGTGGTCGTGACCCGTTGCTCGAACAATTACGGGCCATACCAATTTCCTGAAAAACTGATTCCGCTCATGATCACCCACGCCCTCGAGGACCGCAGCCTCCCGGTCTATGGGGACGGGCTGAATGTGAGGGATTGGATCCACGTTGACGACCATTGTCATGGCCTGGTCGCGGCGGCGGGCTCAGGGAAGGCCGGGCAGGTTTACAATTTCGGCGGGGAGGAAGAACGAACCAACCTCGATGTTGTGACTGAGGTGCTAAGAGCTCTCGATAAGCCGGCGGGTCGTATTGAGCATGTGACAGATCGCCTGGGTCATGATCGACGTTATGCGATCGACACTACGAAAGCCCGTGAGGAGCTAGAATGGTCACCATCGGTGGCTTTTCCAGCGGGTCTCCGGGAGACCGTGGCTTGGTACATAGACAACGCTTCGTGGTGGCGTCGCTAG
- a CDS encoding sugar phosphate nucleotidyltransferase: MKGVILAGGLGTRLLPMTRITNKHLLPVYDRPMIYYPLQQLAYAGIEDVLIVTGGGSAGDFLRLLRNGREFGLRDLRYAYQEEEGGIAQALGLARHFAAGEPLAVVLGDNIFQHPIRSAVEAFREKPDGAMVLLKQVPDPERFGVARMEDERIVEIIEKPSVPSGKLAVTGCYFYDPSVFDIISGLEPSKRGELEITDVNNAYLKRGALSHYMVDGWWTDAGTVESLFRASTLVAQEENNPVLSGSPLSASDG, translated from the coding sequence GTGAAGGGTGTTATTCTGGCTGGTGGACTAGGCACGCGCCTCCTCCCTATGACGCGCATCACGAACAAGCACCTGCTGCCGGTCTACGATCGGCCGATGATCTATTATCCGCTCCAGCAGTTGGCTTATGCTGGCATCGAGGACGTCCTTATCGTGACGGGTGGTGGGAGCGCTGGGGACTTTCTTCGACTCCTTCGGAACGGACGCGAGTTCGGCCTAAGAGACCTGCGTTATGCCTACCAGGAAGAAGAGGGAGGGATCGCACAGGCGCTGGGACTTGCCCGACACTTCGCCGCCGGCGAGCCGCTGGCCGTTGTTCTCGGTGACAACATCTTCCAGCATCCGATCCGGAGCGCGGTCGAGGCATTCCGAGAGAAGCCTGACGGAGCCATGGTGCTCCTGAAACAGGTGCCGGATCCCGAGCGCTTCGGCGTGGCCCGGATGGAAGACGAACGCATCGTCGAGATCATTGAAAAGCCATCTGTTCCGTCGGGGAAGTTGGCGGTCACAGGTTGTTATTTCTACGACCCCTCCGTGTTTGACATCATCTCAGGGCTTGAACCGTCGAAGCGCGGGGAGCTTGAGATCACCGATGTGAATAATGCTTACCTCAAGCGTGGCGCGCTGAGCCACTACATGGTAGATGGATGGTGGACCGATGCCGGAACCGTCGAGTCCCTGTTCCGCGCTTCGACACTCGTGGCTCAAGAGGAAAACAATCCGGTGCTCTCTGGCAGCCCGCTTTCTGCGAGCGACGGGTGA
- the rfbD gene encoding dTDP-4-dehydrorhamnose reductase, translated as MKVFITGAGGMLAKDLCTVCERRGWQVDAYPRSSLDVTDPEAVELTLSTIKPDVVLHCAAYTAVDRAEEEPEIANQVNVDGTQNVAIASTGVGARMVYVSTDFVFDGAKGTPYLPDDPTNPLSVYGASKRAGELVTLEHARNSLVVRSGWLFGSGGRNFVSTVLRLAGEGGELRVVDDQFGGPTWTADLAETLAGLMELGVTGVFHAANSGVASWHDLASEALRLKGYTAPARVSTTDWGAVAARPAFSALDIAGTEMCLGRDLPHWKRALAGFLKEARV; from the coding sequence ATGAAGGTATTCATCACCGGTGCCGGCGGCATGCTTGCGAAAGATCTGTGCACTGTATGCGAGAGGCGAGGATGGCAAGTCGACGCCTATCCGAGGTCGTCACTGGACGTAACGGACCCGGAGGCTGTCGAACTCACGCTCTCCACCATCAAGCCCGACGTTGTGCTGCATTGCGCGGCCTACACAGCCGTGGATCGAGCCGAAGAAGAACCAGAGATTGCGAATCAGGTTAACGTGGACGGTACACAAAACGTAGCAATCGCGTCGACGGGTGTGGGGGCCCGAATGGTCTATGTCAGTACAGATTTCGTCTTCGATGGGGCCAAGGGCACGCCCTACCTCCCTGATGATCCAACCAACCCTCTTTCAGTGTATGGCGCATCGAAACGGGCAGGTGAACTCGTGACTCTTGAGCACGCTCGGAATTCACTTGTTGTCCGATCCGGGTGGCTCTTTGGGAGCGGGGGTAGGAACTTTGTTTCGACGGTGCTTCGCCTTGCGGGTGAGGGTGGTGAACTCCGAGTTGTCGATGACCAATTCGGCGGGCCGACCTGGACCGCTGACCTTGCTGAAACTCTAGCGGGCTTGATGGAGCTGGGAGTCACGGGCGTGTTCCATGCTGCCAATTCTGGGGTCGCCAGCTGGCACGACTTGGCGAGCGAGGCACTCAGGTTGAAGGGGTACACCGCCCCCGCACGTGTCTCCACGACCGACTGGGGGGCTGTAGCGGCCCGTCCGGCCTTCTCGGCGCTTGACATAGCAGGTACGGAGATGTGCCTAGGAAGGGATCTGCCGCATTGGAAGCGCGCCCTCGCGGGTTTTCTCAAGGAGGCAAGAGTGTGA
- the rfbC gene encoding dTDP-4-dehydrorhamnose 3,5-epimerase: MAFRFSALTIPDVLLVETDRHTDHRGYFEETFQVEVFTKRLGVTFVQDNLAHSRHNVLRGIHFQTDAAAQGKLVRAIHGSVFDVAVDLRRSSPTFGRWVGATLSDENGHQLWIPPGFGHGYLVLSDAADVAYKVTAGYAPASDSGIRWNDPTLSIDWPKVDPVLSEKDMALPLLTPDLLLFP; this comes from the coding sequence ATGGCCTTCCGCTTCTCCGCCCTCACCATTCCCGACGTGTTGCTCGTCGAAACCGATCGACATACGGATCATCGGGGCTACTTCGAAGAGACGTTCCAAGTGGAGGTCTTCACGAAACGGCTGGGTGTGACGTTCGTGCAGGACAACCTGGCGCACTCCCGCCATAACGTCCTCCGCGGTATCCACTTTCAGACCGACGCTGCCGCCCAGGGCAAACTCGTCCGAGCAATTCACGGCAGCGTCTTCGATGTTGCTGTGGATCTCCGACGGAGCTCGCCGACGTTCGGACGATGGGTTGGCGCCACTCTGTCTGACGAGAACGGGCATCAACTGTGGATTCCTCCGGGCTTTGGCCATGGGTACCTCGTGCTCAGCGACGCCGCAGATGTCGCCTACAAAGTCACGGCCGGCTACGCCCCGGCCTCCGACTCCGGCATCCGCTGGAACGACCCCACCCTGAGTATCGACTGGCCCAAAGTAGATCCGGTCCTGTCTGAGAAGGACATGGCGCTCCCCCTGCTCACACCCGACCTGCTGCTCTTTCCCTAG
- a CDS encoding nucleotide sugar dehydrogenase, with protein sequence MSSDIATFGVIGLGYVGLPLSVESASSGDLRVIGFDVNQGVVDGVNAGRSHIQDLTDAQVGDLVSAGKLEATTDMSRLAECDAISICVPTPLSKTRDPDVSYVIAASEAVAAALRPGQLIVLESTTYPGTTRDIMQPRLEKTGLVAGKDFHLCFSPERVDPGNETWTTKNTPKVIGGVTQACSDAGAKFYERFIDVVVRVSSTEAAELTKILENTFRAVNIGLVNEVALIADRLNVDVWEVIDAAATKPFGFMKFTPGPGLGGHCIPVDPHYLSWKMRTLNYKTRFIDLASEINAEMPVFVVDKVREVLNRKKRPANGSKVLLLGIAYKRDIDDVRESPALDVLKLLEGDGASVVYHDPYVPEWREDGNVHESQELTDELLSGADAVVILTDHTDFDYARIVKLSTALVDARHAAVGAGAVPGGDAAGAWIVKG encoded by the coding sequence ATGAGTTCGGATATCGCTACGTTCGGTGTGATCGGCCTTGGTTATGTAGGCCTCCCGCTTTCCGTCGAGTCGGCCAGCAGCGGTGACCTCAGGGTCATCGGCTTTGATGTCAATCAAGGTGTCGTGGACGGCGTGAATGCCGGCCGGTCGCACATCCAGGATCTGACCGATGCTCAGGTGGGCGACCTTGTTTCCGCCGGGAAACTCGAAGCCACCACGGACATGAGTCGGCTTGCAGAGTGTGACGCCATCTCCATTTGTGTGCCGACGCCGCTGTCGAAGACACGGGACCCGGACGTTTCGTACGTCATCGCAGCGTCTGAAGCCGTGGCGGCTGCTCTGCGTCCTGGCCAGCTCATCGTGCTGGAGTCCACCACGTACCCCGGTACGACGCGTGACATCATGCAGCCCCGACTCGAGAAGACCGGGCTTGTGGCAGGGAAGGACTTCCACCTCTGCTTCTCCCCCGAGCGCGTAGATCCCGGGAACGAGACATGGACGACGAAGAACACACCCAAGGTCATTGGTGGCGTCACGCAGGCGTGCTCGGATGCCGGTGCGAAGTTCTACGAGCGGTTCATCGATGTCGTTGTCCGGGTGTCGTCTACTGAGGCTGCCGAGCTCACGAAGATTCTCGAGAACACGTTCAGAGCGGTGAACATCGGGCTGGTGAATGAAGTCGCGCTCATCGCGGATCGCCTGAACGTCGACGTGTGGGAGGTCATCGACGCTGCGGCCACGAAGCCCTTCGGCTTCATGAAGTTCACGCCGGGTCCGGGCCTAGGCGGCCACTGCATTCCGGTCGACCCGCACTACCTGTCCTGGAAGATGCGGACGCTGAATTACAAGACGCGCTTCATCGATCTCGCGTCCGAGATCAATGCGGAAATGCCGGTCTTTGTCGTGGACAAGGTTCGAGAAGTGCTGAACCGGAAGAAGCGACCCGCGAACGGGTCGAAGGTCTTGCTGCTGGGGATCGCCTATAAGCGCGATATTGATGACGTACGTGAATCGCCCGCGCTGGACGTGCTGAAGCTTCTCGAGGGGGACGGGGCCTCGGTCGTGTACCATGACCCCTACGTGCCTGAGTGGCGCGAAGACGGGAACGTGCACGAGTCGCAGGAGCTGACCGATGAACTGCTGTCGGGAGCGGACGCGGTCGTGATTCTCACAGACCACACAGATTTCGATTACGCACGGATCGTGAAGCTATCGACCGCATTGGTGGATGCGCGGCATGCGGCGGTTGGAGCTGGAGCGGTGCCGGGTGGCGATGCAGCGGGTGCGTGGATCGTAAAGGGGTAG
- a CDS encoding MraY family glycosyltransferase: MVPVAPWIGLLVAATVAFILGLVDDFLAVPPGTKLVWQLVAASILLMSGIGLWITGIYAVDAVISMFWFIGITNAVNLLDNMDGVASGVAGIAAGYLAIIFALEGQFPLAMFAFALAMSLAGFLAHNYPPARIFMGDSGSLFVGLSLAGLALAPAPGGTRSLAAVMAAPVLILGVPILDTTLVTIGRLLEGRPVSLGGKDHTSHRFVAMGLPEKQTAWLLWALAALGGAVGILLRQAERGTALVLGGILIMMLALTGAYLMAIRLQSLEGEDAEGQSAYRWLIDRQTRYPVLALALDGVWISLAYYSAYLLRWAPAELGAEMPYFQRTILIFVGIKLVGMVFAGIYDMRWTSMGLYDGLRMVRANVFATLLAAGFLFLLDREGLSRGVIAIDLFVCMLLTTGGRLTFRMIQGTAAHLSEDGLPVVILSDEKHAKSVVSQLALIKEPKLRAVAIADPSLGTARTRSGALPLFGGSAALRHALSETGSATVLLVGRGGEGHPHLQSHLENYGGVDVYSYQVSVEPVRHGGQRGVVAPFYT; encoded by the coding sequence GTGGTTCCGGTTGCGCCGTGGATCGGCCTCCTGGTTGCAGCCACAGTCGCGTTCATCCTCGGTCTCGTGGATGACTTCCTGGCGGTCCCGCCGGGCACGAAACTCGTGTGGCAACTCGTGGCGGCATCAATCCTTCTGATGTCTGGTATCGGCCTGTGGATCACCGGCATCTATGCGGTCGACGCGGTGATCTCGATGTTTTGGTTCATCGGCATCACCAACGCGGTCAACCTGCTGGACAACATGGATGGGGTCGCCAGCGGGGTGGCTGGCATCGCGGCCGGTTATCTGGCGATCATCTTCGCGCTTGAGGGCCAATTTCCGCTGGCCATGTTCGCCTTTGCACTCGCGATGTCGCTGGCGGGCTTCCTGGCGCACAACTACCCACCCGCGCGCATCTTCATGGGAGACTCGGGCTCACTCTTCGTGGGTTTGTCACTTGCCGGACTCGCGCTCGCTCCCGCGCCCGGTGGTACCCGTAGTCTCGCGGCCGTCATGGCCGCCCCGGTGCTTATTCTCGGGGTCCCGATTCTGGACACAACACTCGTCACGATCGGTCGGCTCCTCGAGGGTCGTCCCGTGAGCCTGGGAGGCAAGGACCACACGTCGCATCGTTTCGTGGCCATGGGTCTCCCCGAGAAACAGACTGCGTGGCTGTTGTGGGCGCTGGCAGCGTTAGGTGGCGCCGTCGGCATTCTGTTGCGTCAGGCGGAACGAGGAACGGCCCTCGTTCTGGGTGGCATCCTCATCATGATGCTCGCGCTGACCGGTGCGTACCTCATGGCCATTCGCCTTCAGTCGCTCGAAGGTGAGGACGCCGAAGGACAGTCCGCATACCGCTGGCTCATTGACCGTCAGACTCGCTACCCCGTGCTCGCGCTCGCCCTTGACGGTGTGTGGATCTCGCTTGCGTACTACTCGGCTTATCTGCTTCGGTGGGCCCCCGCCGAGCTCGGTGCAGAGATGCCGTACTTCCAGCGCACGATCCTGATCTTCGTCGGCATCAAGCTGGTCGGCATGGTGTTCGCAGGGATCTACGACATGCGTTGGACGAGCATGGGCCTCTACGACGGCTTGAGAATGGTGCGCGCCAACGTGTTTGCCACACTCTTGGCCGCCGGCTTCTTGTTCCTGCTTGACCGCGAGGGGCTTTCCCGCGGCGTGATCGCGATTGATCTGTTCGTGTGTATGCTCCTCACGACGGGAGGCCGACTCACGTTCCGGATGATCCAGGGCACGGCTGCTCACCTCTCGGAGGACGGACTCCCGGTGGTGATTCTGTCCGACGAGAAACACGCCAAGTCTGTGGTCAGCCAGCTGGCGCTCATCAAAGAGCCGAAGCTCAGGGCTGTCGCTATTGCCGACCCGAGCCTCGGTACCGCGCGGACGCGCTCGGGGGCGCTGCCGCTGTTCGGTGGCTCCGCAGCGCTTCGGCACGCGTTGTCGGAAACAGGATCCGCGACCGTGCTGCTGGTGGGGCGGGGCGGGGAGGGACACCCTCATCTGCAGTCCCATCTCGAGAACTACGGGGGGGTCGACGTCTATTCGTATCAGGTGTCGGTCGAGCCGGTGCGGCATGGGGGGCAGCGAGGCGTAGTCGCCCCGTTTTATACTTAG
- a CDS encoding capsule assembly Wzi family protein gives MSTRFGALGRSAKTARICGAFLAMAWFALARAPDLHAQRAGTLAPLDPVYEDLSVLDAAGLVPRGLSALRPLSFARVELLVKDARSLYSSRGPARDVSLAALLDRLEGRFGPQSLLRADVFVEVEAGGGESPARATPTIFLGGYQASVNPLWGARGGRAYGDRATVATAARITVPLGGRAAIGLGARWSAGESTGLEPVRMGSEIESFYLRVRLGRVALQAGRDSWWHNTYGGTSLLLSREGPPMNLVRVGSDRPSVVYLLGDVEWAFTAADTGERAHFPNTGLFGFAITSRPHPAIRFGLTLANKQFGEGAPTGSISERIKDLSVVWDLFRRNAVYTFSDKRMGLDALVRFDAGVPVEVAGEIALEDFDHERMNDVLTITSGYRLAIGLPRLGVAGRHGLYIEGERAGALMYRHHTFVDGHSVDGFPLGSSLGPDGRRVVGRYVFRDVARGFRAGVEATWEHRGIDAYDQAPPPDRDISRSEILPRETRLRLMLSVRRQLGSRSGLEFLSGPERVSGFGHISGVNRTNFAALVRVWSIF, from the coding sequence ATGTCGACTCGCTTCGGCGCGCTCGGGCGGTCGGCCAAGACGGCAAGGATCTGTGGGGCTTTTCTGGCGATGGCGTGGTTCGCCCTCGCTAGGGCACCGGACCTACATGCTCAACGTGCCGGGACCTTGGCTCCGCTCGACCCGGTCTATGAGGACCTGTCCGTGCTCGACGCGGCGGGCCTGGTTCCGCGGGGTTTGTCCGCGCTCCGGCCGCTCTCGTTTGCTCGCGTCGAGCTTCTGGTCAAGGATGCGCGATCGCTGTACTCGTCCCGGGGCCCCGCGCGCGACGTATCGTTGGCAGCGCTCCTGGACCGACTCGAAGGACGATTCGGTCCGCAGTCTCTTTTACGAGCAGATGTCTTCGTGGAGGTGGAAGCTGGCGGAGGGGAGAGTCCGGCCCGCGCGACGCCGACGATCTTCTTAGGGGGATATCAGGCCTCTGTGAACCCGCTGTGGGGTGCCCGCGGGGGACGGGCGTATGGCGACCGAGCGACTGTGGCCACGGCGGCGCGTATCACGGTTCCTCTGGGGGGACGTGCTGCGATTGGGCTGGGGGCCCGTTGGAGTGCAGGGGAGTCCACCGGACTCGAGCCAGTCCGCATGGGCAGTGAAATCGAGTCGTTCTACCTACGCGTTAGGCTGGGCCGCGTGGCCCTCCAGGCCGGTCGCGACTCCTGGTGGCACAACACGTACGGAGGGACGTCGCTCCTCTTGTCTCGGGAGGGTCCGCCCATGAATCTCGTCCGGGTCGGGTCCGATCGGCCCTCGGTGGTCTATCTCCTGGGCGACGTTGAATGGGCGTTCACCGCTGCGGATACAGGCGAACGGGCCCACTTCCCCAACACGGGTTTGTTTGGATTCGCGATTACGAGCCGGCCCCATCCCGCCATCCGCTTCGGACTTACGCTGGCCAACAAGCAGTTTGGAGAGGGCGCACCAACGGGCAGTATTTCTGAGCGCATCAAGGATCTGTCTGTCGTGTGGGATCTGTTCCGGCGGAACGCCGTCTACACCTTCTCAGACAAGCGGATGGGGCTCGATGCCTTGGTTCGATTCGATGCAGGGGTTCCGGTCGAAGTAGCGGGCGAAATCGCGCTGGAAGATTTCGATCACGAGCGCATGAACGATGTGCTCACCATCACGAGTGGATACCGTTTGGCCATCGGGCTGCCGCGGCTCGGAGTGGCGGGGCGACATGGACTCTACATCGAGGGAGAAAGAGCTGGCGCGTTGATGTACCGTCACCACACCTTCGTGGACGGCCACTCGGTCGATGGTTTTCCTTTAGGGTCTTCCCTTGGGCCGGACGGCCGTCGAGTCGTCGGTCGCTACGTGTTTCGCGACGTGGCGCGCGGCTTTCGGGCCGGAGTCGAAGCGACTTGGGAACATCGAGGTATCGACGCATACGATCAGGCGCCTCCGCCGGATCGGGATATCTCTCGATCCGAGATTCTCCCCCGAGAGACCCGTCTTCGACTCATGCTCTCTGTTCGCCGGCAACTGGGGAGCAGGTCAGGACTGGAATTTCTGTCCGGCCCGGAGCGAGTCTCGGGATTTGGCCATATCTCGGGTGTGAACCGAACCAATTTCGCGGCGCTAGTGAGAGTCTGGAGCATCTTTTAG
- a CDS encoding 3'(2'),5'-bisphosphate nucleotidase CysQ encodes MPRNDDIARIRATLLAAAEAISPFTPGAVEFERKEERGDPLTAADLAADEVLRAMLPVPGEGWLSEESVDDNSRLVSERVWIVDPIDGTREFVEGVPEWCISIGLLEKGVPVAGGILNPVTNELVIGSLETGVEFNGEPARVLDRAPGNGIRVLASRSEIRRGEWDRFEEAFSVEPCGSVAYKMALVAAGQADATWTLVPKSEWDVAGGAALICAAGGAVTLADGTKPSFNQTTPLFPNFVAAGELTRSWLVDTCLGKKG; translated from the coding sequence GTGCCAAGAAATGATGACATCGCTCGCATTCGAGCGACGCTCCTAGCCGCAGCCGAGGCCATCTCGCCGTTCACGCCTGGGGCCGTGGAGTTCGAGCGTAAGGAAGAACGGGGGGATCCCCTGACGGCAGCCGACCTGGCGGCAGATGAGGTGCTTCGAGCCATGTTGCCCGTGCCCGGTGAAGGTTGGTTGTCTGAGGAGTCCGTAGACGACAACAGCCGGCTGGTGTCGGAGCGAGTTTGGATTGTGGACCCCATCGATGGGACTCGGGAATTCGTTGAGGGTGTCCCGGAGTGGTGTATCTCGATCGGCCTTCTCGAGAAGGGCGTGCCGGTCGCGGGTGGAATCCTGAATCCCGTGACGAACGAACTGGTGATTGGCTCGTTGGAGACCGGCGTCGAGTTCAATGGCGAGCCTGCTCGAGTTCTGGATCGGGCGCCAGGGAATGGAATTCGAGTACTTGCGAGTCGATCCGAGATCCGTCGGGGCGAGTGGGACCGATTCGAGGAGGCCTTCTCCGTCGAGCCGTGTGGATCCGTCGCGTATAAGATGGCGTTGGTCGCGGCCGGGCAGGCTGATGCGACTTGGACGCTTGTGCCCAAGAGCGAGTGGGACGTCGCTGGAGGTGCCGCGCTGATTTGCGCTGCGGGCGGAGCCGTTACGCTGGCAGACGGCACGAAGCCTTCATTCAATCAAACGACCCCGCTTTTTCCGAATTTTGTCGCCGCAGGTGAACTGACTCGGTCTTGGTTAGTCGACACGTGCTTGGGCAAAAAAGGGTAA
- a CDS encoding glycosyltransferase, with protein sequence MSRPGDRPVLSHRLIARLNVGGSAMHVVNLAAAMNEGPWRTRLIAGRIEEDEGDMAYYADELGVDVSYVPAMARSINPLADFKTLVHLYRLFRRDRPDIVHTHTAKAGTLGRIAAVLAGVPVRVHTYHGHVLGGSYFAPWKTAFFLFVEQQLGRLSDRLVVLTRRQAQKMADELSVAPARKFSVVPLGLDLQRFLAVCRGVDSVAARAALGAQEGEITVGIVGRMVPVKNHELFFDVVAELVNVSPAPVRAFVVGSGERQAELETLVEALGIHANVTWLGWRQDLEEIYPAFDVMLLTSHDKGTPVAVIEALVSGTLVVARDVGGVAEMLGEAGAGTVVSRGAGVSEWARSVIDAAGEAPGEEVRGAVAGRFSVDRLARNVTALYQVGIK encoded by the coding sequence GTGAGTCGCCCCGGGGATCGTCCCGTCCTGAGTCACCGACTCATTGCCCGCCTGAACGTCGGTGGCTCCGCCATGCACGTCGTGAACCTCGCGGCGGCAATGAACGAGGGCCCGTGGCGGACGCGGCTCATCGCGGGGCGGATCGAGGAAGACGAGGGAGACATGGCGTACTACGCTGACGAGCTCGGCGTGGACGTTTCTTATGTCCCGGCTATGGCCCGCTCCATCAACCCGCTGGCCGACTTCAAGACGCTCGTGCACCTGTATCGCCTCTTTAGGCGGGACCGGCCGGACATCGTTCATACGCACACGGCGAAGGCGGGAACGCTGGGCCGAATCGCCGCCGTGTTGGCCGGCGTGCCCGTGCGGGTTCACACCTACCACGGACATGTGTTGGGCGGCAGCTATTTCGCCCCTTGGAAGACGGCGTTCTTTCTGTTCGTTGAGCAACAGTTGGGTCGTTTGAGTGACCGCCTCGTGGTGCTCACCCGACGGCAAGCTCAGAAAATGGCCGATGAACTGAGCGTGGCACCCGCGAGAAAATTCTCTGTGGTCCCGCTGGGCTTGGACCTCCAGCGCTTCCTTGCCGTCTGCCGGGGTGTGGACAGCGTCGCAGCCAGAGCCGCGCTTGGAGCGCAGGAGGGGGAGATCACGGTTGGTATCGTGGGCCGAATGGTGCCGGTGAAGAACCATGAACTGTTCTTCGATGTCGTGGCCGAGCTTGTAAACGTTTCTCCCGCACCGGTGCGCGCTTTTGTGGTCGGCTCGGGTGAGCGCCAAGCGGAGTTGGAGACTCTCGTGGAGGCCCTCGGCATTCATGCCAATGTGACGTGGCTCGGGTGGAGACAGGACCTGGAAGAGATCTATCCGGCCTTCGACGTCATGCTGCTGACGTCGCATGACAAAGGCACGCCGGTAGCGGTCATCGAGGCTCTCGTGAGCGGGACACTGGTGGTGGCTCGGGATGTGGGCGGTGTGGCTGAGATGCTCGGTGAGGCCGGTGCGGGCACGGTCGTTTCTCGGGGTGCGGGTGTTTCGGAATGGGCCCGATCGGTGATCGATGCTGCCGGGGAAGCTCCCGGTGAGGAGGTTCGAGGCGCGGTGGCTGGTCGCTTCTCGGTGGATCGACTCGCGCGCAATGTGACCGCTCTTTACCAGGTGGGGATCAAGTAA